The genomic region AGTCTTCGTGTGTAGGATCCTTGAACCACAACAAAGGGATATTCTCCTGCACATAACCAAACTGCCTTAACTCTGCATAGGCTTCAAATACGGACCACCGATCACCATCAATCTCTTCTATCACTGTTGTTTCTCCCCCCACATACTGTAACGGCCCATTCCGATAGGTAAACAACCCCCCATGGTAGACTTTCAGTTTAAAGTACACCATTGTCTTCTCCAACAACCTACAGTGCCATATCacagaaatagaagaaaaaattaaaaaataaaccgCACAGTGATGTTTATCCCTAATCTCAGTAAACAGTGAAACATACCTGAATGCCTGTGCACGACCCTGCCTTCCAGTGAACCAGACTCGGCTTCGATCTTCAGTCCAAGAACACCTTCTGTCGTTTCAGATTCTTACTTAGGGCACGGTGCAACTACATTGGTGAAGTGAAACGTTCTGATTAGTTTTGGTGTTTACGTTGAGGGTTTGGAAGCATATGAAGGGGTGAAGTGTTTCGTGCGTAACACTTCAAGTTCAGAAGGGTACTGTCGTCATTTAGAAAAAGTTTACACTgtaaaggacgattttaaatttaaatacgactttaaggatgattttaaatcaaaatatacacgagggacgatttcgattctaaccctcaacgtgagggaccaaaatcgtacttatctCTATAANNNNNNNNNNNNNNNNNNNNNNNNNNNNNNNNNNNNNNNNNNNNNNNNNNNNNNNNNNTTTTGTGTGTTTCATATGTTTGAGAtagattatataatttttcttttaaaatcacTACCATTACATCATATATGTAAGTAATATTGTAATGAAAAAAAAGTTATCGTAAAAAAAATAgtggtataactttgtttaggttaacatatataaattttgattttgagcatataactttgtttaggttaacaaatatatacatttttattttgagtatatatatattccagcaaaatgtaataatgtaagaaaaagattttagaatagaaaagaataagagagattttgacaagaattaaaggagagagataattttattgaaaaaatttttaagaagaaaagatacaattactaattttttgattgtcaattatatttctattaaaattagtagtatcaaaaaatattttaaatttaatattatcaagaaaaaataaaaaaaattatataagaactaatttgattaatttttaaagtttCAGGGATGAAAATGACCTACGTCTAaactttcaaaaactattttgattataaataacttttttacatgtcaagtgccacgtggcatacCAGATGTCACTGagctgacacgtcaaccaatcatcttgtgataCGTGGCATTAGCTCCCCATGTCATcatatgccacgtggcacttaacgtgacacgtcatcatccaactaacggaaggactaacgtgactaATCGtatatctttcagggacgatttcgattaactttatctttcgagAACTAAAATGGAGATCGGAGTATTTTTCagagacgattttgactatttacTCTTATAAAAGGAATTATATAATTAGATTAtggataaaaataaattatatatatatgacaagttatttaaataaaataattaacatCTAAATTTATCATATTAGAACTTTTGAAGACAACATAAgtgtttgtaatttttttatatctatataaaatataaactacTACAAGATGTAATAGTTTTTAAGGTGAACATAATCACTACAAGCATCCACGTTTTACGTGAAAAAACAAACTATACAGAATCCATTAGAAAGTTCTATTTCAATAACAATTATCTATGGAATGAAatgaataaaaatttaagatttttattattattcaattaaatTTATACATTTTTTACTACAATGGATTATAATTGCAATCTTCTTTTATATTTATAGAACAGAAAAATTAAATTCTTTCCTTAAACACTctcaaaagataataaaaataatttataatattttaaaaaataattttaaatatattttttatacatATTTATTGTTACTtctagaataaaaataaaatttttaaattttaccaCAATTATTtggataaattaaattttaaaattttaaaataacataTTTTCAAAGACAATTTTCAACTAATATATTTAATACATAATACTTTATGTGCACGTAGGATAAGAATTTTATTTTACTGTATGATTACTTATTACTAATGTAAAATTTTATTACACAATACACCAATTTCACTTAAACAGAAAAGGCCACAAAATCGTATTCCAAATCATGTATTGTACATTTGTACAAGTTCTGAGGAGCCATAACTTATTATTACACCATAAAATCTGAACTCAAATATTTGCTAAACTGAAATTAAAAACTAAAGGAGACAATTTATTTGAGAAATTCGACTTTTGGCACCAGAGACCTGCCATCTTCAACTTCTTAAGTACCCTTTGGATACAGAGCAGAAATGTTTACCACACACAGCTCTGCAATATTTGGAGACTGCACAGTAGTGGAACATTAAAATGGACCTTCATCCACAGGTGAgacgaaaacaaaaaaaaaaaatattcagcaATAAAGTCATAAAGATGATCTCTTAAACTAGTAGGAGATAATATATACAAAATTAATAACTCATATACGACACAAACTACAGATATGAAAGCACGTATTAAGAACCACTTTTCTAACAAAAACTGAAAAACTAAACAAAATGAACCAAATCACTAAAAGTAACTAGTTTTGACATTAACTACATGAATGTTCATTCAAAAGAACGGATATATTATTGGACgactatcaaaattaaactcctaAAAACATGCCCTACAATAAAAgtacgtgtatatatatatatatattgaacaaGTAACTTCAATAATATTACAATATTAGTGCTGATTCTATCTACCGTTGACTGAAACACATAAAACAGAAGATTGCTTCAAAAACATTATAAACTGAATGCTGAAATTTATGGCCTATCATTAACTAGTGCACATTAAACTGCCGCccataaccttgagttgtaaaatAATCATAACTGAAGCTATGAAATCACAGTTGCATGGTATGCAGAGTCCAGATATTTGACAAAGAAATATAGCTACGTAACAAAAAATATTAGCTCTAACAATGTTTACTATAGGACAGTTGAAGAATAGCTTACATTAATCTGCTTTGTTTCTTGAGATCCATATTCTTCATCTATTCTTGCTTCTCTGTGTTTCCTGGTAGCAAAGGACATTCTCTAATAACAGGTTTCagattttccttcttctttatgTAGTCAGGAAGTGCTCTTAACTCTTTACAGTTTAGAACTGACAAAGAAGACAATAGAGGCATAACCTTCTCATCATCTCCACCATTACCATTGATTCCATTCCACTCTTCCCAGTAACCCAACTTTACGAAGTGAAGCTTTTGCAATCTGGGAAATGCAATCATAGACGAGGAACCTTCATTGCCAGCATCCTCATGATTTAGTCCTATTCCCAGAAATTCAAAACCTACCATCTTCACATTCGGCATATTCTTGATCTCGAGTGATTCAAGGCATGGCAGTTTCCCAAGAGGGGGCAAAACATTGCATTCACTACAGTTAATAAGCACTAGATGTTTTAGTTCATTCAATTCAATCATCCAGTTGGGGAATGATCTACCTCCGTAGTAAAATACTCCAAGGAATTGCAGTTGAGGAGGTGCTTCTAAATTATCCAGTAGGATTTGATCCTTGTCCTTCGATCCTGCGTTAGAAAACCACAATTCCAAGCCAAGCAAATCTTTCTTGTTCTTTAGACCTGCTCTTGTAGCTTCAGAAATTTCACTTTCACCACTCAATCCATCTATGGTAATACACCCTTGGATATTGTTTAGATTTTCCAAATCTCCAAGGCTGCATTCTTTGCTGCTAGCACTGCCGCTGGTCCCGAAGAACCGATTTAAGGTTCTCAGCAAGGTTAAGCTTGCAATCCCTTTTGGTAGGTAGCTAAGGCTTGTTGTCCAGAGAATCTCAAGATGTCTCAACTTGATTAATTTTCCTATACTTTTTGGTAGTTTTCGAAGACTATCACATCCATTGAGATTCAAAGTTTGCAAATTAAGCAAATTACATATTGATTGAGGCAGCTTCTTCAACTCATGATTGAAAGATAAATTAAGGTACCTTAGATGAAGCAATGCAGCTGCCTTCAATGGAAGTTCTTTTATTGAACAAGATCTCATATCTAACGCTCTGAGCCTCTTCATACGGAAAAGTAGGCTGGAAAGATTGGATGGATCTATGTTGGAAGAATCAGACAAAATGATAAGAGTGCGTAGTTTCTCTGCATTGGCAATTGACTCCGGTAAAGTTTGATCTACAAGACTCAGGGTACAATGACGTCGAAGACGGGGCTCCGTTTCAACACGTTTTTCTGTGGGAACTTCCTTCTCCACTCCACCCTCAAGAAACATTATGTGGCATTCACTCTCTGCAAGAGTTTGGACAAAGTCACTGACTCCACCGTCCAATTTGCACTTGAAGCTGCCATCGTCATCCTGTTCAAACTCACTGAACACAGAATGATGTCGCAATTGTTGAACATATTCCCTGCCTTCTTTTTCCATTTTGTCTTCTTCATCAGATGAAATATGACCCTGCGCCATCCAGAGTTTGATAAGTTTGTCCACATCTATGGAGTGATTCTTAGGGAAGATGGAACAATACAACAAGCATTGTCTCAGAGCAGGAGGCATTATAGAATAGATCGGCATCCATTCCATTGTATAGGCACCAAGTTCCATCTCCTCATTCTCGTTTCCAATGTCTTCGCCACCTTGTGCAAAATGTTTGAAAAGTGACAAAGAATCTTCATCTGAGAGAGGACTCAAAGACACGATGTTGGTTGGTGCGGATTCTGCTGCTTCTGCCACTTTCTTCGACCGTGTGGTTATCAATATTCTACTTCCTTTGGCACAGTGACTGAACAATCTCTTTAGGTGCAACCATTCGTTTCGATCGACACTCCAGACGTCGTCCAGAACAAAAAGGCATCTCAATTGGGTAGTGATTCGACGAATTTCAAGTTCTAATACTTCCATTTCATCGATGAGCACTTCATTACCAAAAAAATGTATAATATCCGCAGCAATTCGTTTCACATTGAATTGTTGATCGACAGATATCCATACCGCGACACGATAGCGAGTTCTCACTTCGTTGAACACAAATTTAGCCAAAGTAGTTTTTCCTATTCCTCCCATTCCAACAATGGATATGCATTGAATACCATCTCCTTCGTCATCTTCCACGTTgattaatttagaaattaaagttcTAGTAGTTTCGCTATCAAAAGTTGGGGATGGAATAGTACGTACTAGACTCGTGGTCGGTACGAGTAACTCTGAGCTTCGACGAAGCCTCAACTGGCCAAATTGTTGAATTAAAGCATCAAATTCATGAATGATGTTTTTCATCTTGCGGCGTGTAAGGTGGAGGCCTAGAAACCGAACTTTCTTTGCTTGCTGAATTTGTAGTTCTTCGGATACATCCAACATGTCGTAGCATAGATCTTTCATTCCTTGAAACCACTTCTTCACAGCTGGATTATCCAAGTGTCGTGTCTCTGCATCCTCTATGAAATCCAGGATCGACCACGTTCTCCTATCCACCACCACCATGTTCTCCAAAAGCTTTGCCCCCGCCATGATCACTGTATCCCCGTTGTTCGCCATAGCACAACACAGACCCGAAACTCCTAGCTAAGTCTCTGAGTCTTTTGGATCAAATGGCACACGAAAGCGTCGAGATGATGGAATCTTTGACCTTGCAGGATGTGCATGTTTCCGGTGGCATGTTCTACTGGAAGAGTGAGAGAAGGAGAGGATGATAGAGGAGGGCGTGGCGGCGGTAAAGGTATCGGTGATGGAGGAAGAGGACAGTGGTACAAGAAGACTAGAAGAGCAAAGACTAAAGAGTAAAGAGACGGGTTAGAATTAGAACATTATTGATAATGATAATTTAAAAACATATTaggaataaaaatattataaatatattttttttactacaAGATACGAAAATTCGAACTCGTAATCTTTTACTAAACCGACACCTTGGTAATTTTGTGCAGCTAACATTTAAAAAAGGAGCGGCATATTCTATTGGAAAAGTCTATGGTATATATGGTCATATGGACCACACGTATTGACATGTCGCGTGTTATTATTGGCATGGCAGCAGTTGCAGGATTGCACTTGCAGCGATAAAAGTGCGGGTCCCTCAGTTGAAGagaataattaaacaaaaatatattaatgACATTAAATCTTTATTATTAAATAGAGATCTATTACACATACAAATTTTTTGGTATATAAATTTATACAAGTTGGTCCAAATCTAACAAAAATGACCTTCAGTTTAGATTGCGTGTAAACATGTGCTTCCTAACTCTTAAATAACGCAAACGATTCTTTTCTCTCAATCAAAACCACAATGCTCAAAATTTAAATATGGATCAAAATCTCTGAAAATCGTCGCGAAaagtgaaataagaagatgaagaggaggaagaggaagagttttgaattatgcaaaacttatcaaCACACATACATCGAAAAttttaaacaatacactcaaatatcttcgtgttatactcaaatttactgcaaatacagaaaaatatttcctctaatgctgtatttttttcttctttttttctttatttctttcttacttttagttgaatgaatgtgaGTTCATCATCTtctaagtaattttgcagcattatgtattttttcttcttctttatttgatttttttttgtttttattcttattaagagaataaaacaagaagaaatttgagaaggtaaaacaaaaataaaaagatgaataagaaaacaagaaggaaaaaaagtgatgatgatgaaaaaaaagaagtagcagaagatgaggaggagaaagagaaagagttttgaattatgtagaacttatcagTATACATACATCGAAAGTTCTTAAACAATACATtcaaatatcttcgtattacatctaaatttgctacaaatacagAAAAAAGTTTCCTCTaatattgcattttttttcttatttctttctttcttttagttgaatgaatgtaagttcatcttcTTCTAAGTAAATTTGTACCATTAtgcgtttcttcttcttctttgtttgattttttttttgtttttattcttgttaagagagtaaaacaagaagaaatttgagaagataaaacaagaaaaaaatatgaattagaaaaaaaaaagatgatgatgatgaaaaagaagaagaagaagcagcagaagatgaggaggaggaaaaataagagttttgaattattcagaacttatcagcacatatacaccgaaaattcttaaacaatacactcaaatatcttcatgttataccgaaatttgctgcaaatacagaaaaatattttctttaatacagaacttttacattatattcaattcaaaccatcaacgatgaacaacaattttcataaacaaaaacaacattattcacctatagaatcataaactactaacgaaaacattaactagaatcgaaccacaccccagccacttgattggattcaaaataataatcaattttgttctggttcaattgacaatctgaacttgaatgaTTCATTATCTTTAACAATGAGATAACTGTTCAAAACTGATTTTagagcttgatttcaaaaacGTAGAGAACGAACGAAGAGAAATGCAGAGATGAAAGAGAACGTAGATCGAAAACGTTGAGAAAATTTGAAAGTAGAAACAAAATCCTTTCAAAAAAGGCAGTTATATATTCGCGTGTTGATTGAAAAGTTAGTTAGATTAAGAAACGCATGAAGCGAATTCCTTGACAAATCATAAGTGATTGAAtttcaattccttggtaattcagtctctcttaacttgatcaattgccaattccttgatctaattactCATAAGAAGATATGAAGCATATTCTCTTATTTAGAACCACACAATTTCATGAATCTAGATTTTGGTTGATTAAATGTCACATATCAAATCCAAATCTAGAATTCATAAGAATTGGGAGAAAGATCTTCAAGCTAAGATCCTATGATTCCTTTTCCAAGTTCTCATAGAATTCAAGTTAGATTCAAGTTCTTTTCCAAGATATTTGAATATTTGAAATGAAGAATGAAGGTTCTTTCTAAAGAAGCaattaaaagatgaattgaagatgaagaataaATCACATTTGATCCATTGAATATAATAGAGCTCCTTTCCCGAATGAAAgcgaagttagctactcatagattacagaagaagaatgaaaaagaaaaatggaagaagTGAAAAGAAGTCCCCATTACAAGTGTTTCCTGGGAGTTTATATACTACCCAAACACTCAAATGCAAActcaaattcaaatcaaattatatcaaaattacaTTTCTAGCTCACTAATCACGCTCTTGTTTGCAATTGGGTCTTTGACTTCAAGAATCATGGGTCCATCTTTGTCAACTGGGATGATGTTGAGTGGCGTGCCATGCAAATGCCACTTTGGTGGCACGCCCATGGTGAAGAATAATTGAATGTCCTCTGTACTGATGGCCCAGTGTGCCACTTCCATAGCCACACGCCCATTCGCACGCTCAACTAGAGAAGATTATGGCACGAAGGCGTGTGATTGTAGCCACGTTACTCCACAAGCCATAGTGCATGCTATAATGAAGCAGGTTGCCTTCTGGGAAGTTGGCCCAGCGTACCACTTCCCAGACACGCCATCTCCCATGCCACATTGAGGTAGATTGAGGCTCGAAGGCATGTGGTTCTGGccacgccagccacacgccagtgacacaccaagattgaGGAGGATTGTGGATTTGAGGGTGTGTGGTTCTGGGCACGCTAGACACACGCCATTTGCACACCAATGATGAAGAGGATTGTGGCTTGAGGGCGTGTGGTTAGAGGCATGCCAGCCATATACCAATTACACGCCAATGATGAAGCAAATTTGTTCTCTGGGAAGTTAGCCCAGCATGCCACTTCCCAGACACGCCAGTCATACACTAGGTTGGGGATGATTGTGGGCTCGAAGGCATGTGCCTCTTGacacgccagccacacgccagttTGAGAAGTCTTTGGACACCTTCTAGGAAGTTGGCCCAGCGTGCCACTTCCCAGGCACGCCCATGACATGCCAAGGTTGGTGGATAAAAAGGCTCGAAGGTGTGTAGTTTTGGACACGCCAACAACACTTTCTTTGCATGCCACACCACACACACTTGCTTCCCACTTGTGTCACGATCCAAAATGAGTCATGATCAGCGCTCAGAAAAATAATCCTGTAGCAGACCTAACATACTCAAATATAAGTTGAATAAGCAAGTTACAAATATTTCACTAgttctaaaataaatagttatatatttttaacaaaaatttttaaaaataactaagaatggtTGGATCCTgtctgtgacatatggagcatatacTTCTAGAAATTCAACAAAGAATAGGTACTCATTGCAAACTgttactcttgaatagaaagtcTGACATAGTCAAatatttgttcctgaaaaatattttagaaaaacgGGGTGAGTTTTAaaactcagtgactagacaatacatctatagTCGACATGAGACTATACAAACATTATCATCAAAGtaatttttaattagaaaatgatagttgataataataagtgaatcaataagggagttctcatacagaaatcaaatcaaaagtccacacttgggcggctccacctccATGGGTAGCCCTTTTCTCTAGTATGTCTGTACGGAATAACAGATCCAATGTGTGGCCTACACCCCCTGCTAGCTAaggtctgagccagatgcatctaggttaacgtcataaccgccgttaactacggttttctaatacgagcctcccaaaaccaattcaaaatatataatttcaaatacaacaaatctttgatctttcaaatatataaggtatcgaatcaaatcaaatcagataATACTTTCTCATCCAAATCATATTcaatcatattttctcaatcttaaggcatttcaaacatatttcacaattccaaaataAGTGAGTACCAACAAAATTTTAATGCTTCAAGAATACATATTTGAGTAAAATCAAAtgcattaaaataatataaaacttctTCAAACATACATATAGTCTCATAAAaatatatagtctcatgtgcaTATTAAAATGAACTTAACAAAGATAAATATTTAGTTCTAATAAATCAATTAGTAAAaccaatttaaaatattttgataataATCTTTGTAAGTATAACTAAGTTCAAAGCAccatatatcaaaataattatagacgTAAAGccaaacaattataaatgtaaaacCTACTCACAATGTGGTACCAAGGGACCGAAAATACCGAACCCGGAGTGCCAAATTCAAGGTGAGAAGGATTGAAGTAGAATAAAATGAATGAGCACAAAATTTGGACCAGAGTAGCGACAAGATGGAGCTGGCGATAGTTATGGGAATCTGAAACAGGCAAaactaaaatcaaattaaaacaagGACAAGACAGATTAAATGGTGGCATAATAGGACATGAAAGCTAGAGCAGAATCAAGGAAAAAGACTGGACCGGGATAATGACAGGAATGGTTCAGCTCTAGCAGCACCAACAACTCCGGCGGCAAGGACAATTGCTTGGTTCAGGTACATCCGAACGGCGACAGGAACAGCGCAGCAGCGGACGGTCCCTCCTCCTTGGCGTTTCTCTCTCACGCACATTCTGTTTCTCTCCTGACGACGGCGACAGATCTGGCGGCGTGAAACAGAGGCATGAACGGCGACGATGGTGGCTGGGCTTGTCGGCGATGACCTTTCCCACAGCAGCTTTGGGTAGAACGGTGCGTCTTCCCTCTGTTCGTGAACCTCCATGGATGGCAACGATGAAGACCTCGATGGTGACAACGGCGACGCGGGCTCCATAGGATGGTGACGCCTCCTTCGCCTCGCGCGGCTCTCTCTCCCTCGATTCTGGCCTTCCTCGCAACGACACGAcggcggcgacggtggcagtgacGCCCACCGGCGCCACCTCCCTTCCTTCCTATTCTCTTCCCTCTTTGGTTCTCCCCTATTCTCTTTTCCCTTTCTGTTCTTTTGTTCTACTGTTGGGTAAGGGGTAAGGGCGGCTAGGGTTTTGGTGAGTGTGTGTGAGGGAGTGTGTTGTgtcaaaattagggttagggttttggtTTGGAAGAAAGAGAAATAAGGGTATTTTAGGAATTTTATAACTTGCTTCACACGCTATGCCACACTTTCCTTGCTTGTTCTCTTTGTGCTGAATTAGTGTCTCACTTCCTTGCAAAACATAAGGCCAAAGTACTCAAAGTAGTGTTCTTAATAGATTTATAAATTCTTCAATATCAAGCAATATAAATAAAGAATTATTCATTTCTCATAATaattaactaagaaaattaagGTAATGATGCTATGCATCAGGTATGATCATCTACAATTACTTGAGGTTCAGAAACTATAATGGGAGGTGGGAGCAGTGTTGCGAGCAGTTCGATTCGGTCCCCTTCTAATGGGTATTGGTCGAGGACAGTTAACCATGGGAGGACATCGCAGGTGCCAGAATGGTATGGTTATGGCTGTTGTCTAGTTTTGGCGATGGTTTGGGACGGATTCGAAtccaaataaattattttttagttgtCCCAACTATAATGTGAGTTAATT from Arachis ipaensis cultivar K30076 chromosome B02, Araip1.1, whole genome shotgun sequence harbors:
- the LOC107625959 gene encoding putative disease resistance RPP13-like protein 1, with translation MANNGDTVIMAGAKLLENMVVVDRRTWSILDFIEDAETRHLDNPAVKKWFQGMKDLCYDMLDVSEELQIQQAKKVRFLGLHLTRRKMKNIIHEFDALIQQFGQLRLRRSSELLVPTTSLVRTIPSPTFDSETTRTLISKLINVEDDEGDGIQCISIVGMGGIGKTTLAKFVFNEVRTRYRVAVWISVDQQFNVKRIAADIIHFFGNEVLIDEMEVLELEIRRITTQLRCLFVLDDVWSVDRNEWLHLKRLFSHCAKGSRILITTRSKKVAEAAESAPTNIVSLSPLSDEDSLSLFKHFAQGGEDIGNENEEMELGAYTMEWMPIYSIMPPALRQCLLYCSIFPKNHSIDVDKLIKLWMAQGHISSDEEDKMEKEGREYVQQLRHHSVFSEFEQDDDGSFKCKLDGGVSDFVQTLAESECHIMFLEGGVEKEVPTEKRVETEPRLRRHCTLSLVDQTLPESIANAEKLRTLIILSDSSNIDPSNLSSLLFRMKRLRALDMRSCSIKELPLKAAALLHLRYLNLSFNHELKKLPQSICNLLNLQTLNLNGCDSLRKLPKSIGKLIKLRHLEILWTTSLSYLPKGIASLTLLRTLNRFFGTSGSASSKECSLGDLENLNNIQGCITIDGLSGESEISEATRAGLKNKKDLLGLELWFSNAGSKDKDQILLDNLEAPPQLQFLGVFYYGGRSFPNWMIELNELKHLVLINCSECNVLPPLGKLPCLESLEIKNMPNVKMVGFEFLGIGLNHEDAGNEGSSSMIAFPRLQKLHFVKLGYWEEWNGINGNGGDDEKVMPLLSSLSVLNCKELRALPDYIKKKENLKPVIRECPLLPGNTEKQE